In Streptomyces sp. P9-A4, the genomic window AGGCGAAGTCGACGAGCCAGTCGTCACCGACCCGGATGCGGCGGCCGTCGATCTCGTCGATGACCGCGTCGCACATCGGGCTGGTGTGCTGGAGGTGTTCCAGGTCGCGCCAGCGGGAGGCGCGCGGGAGGCGCCGGACGGGGCCGGACGGACCGGCGGAGGCTCCGGTCGACGGGCGGGCGGGCGCCCTCGCCGACAGCCGGACGGAGGGCCGGACGGAGGCGCCGACGCCGGCCGGGCGGACGGCGAGCCGTTCGGCGCCGGAGGGCGCGCGGTGCAGGTACGACTCCGCCTGGTGGGCGGTCATGGGCCGGGCGAAGAGGAAGCCCTGCCCGTACCGGCAGCCCATCTCGGCCAGGAGCGCCCGCTGTTCCTCGTGCTCGATGCCCTCGGCGACGACCTGGAGGCCGAGCACGTCCGCGATGCGCACGATGCCCTCGACGAGCGCCACCTGCTGGGGGTCGGTGGTGATGTCGTCGATGAACGACTTGTCGACCTTGAGGACGTCGATGGGGAACTCGCGGAGGTAGCTCAGCGAGGAGAACCCGGTGCCGAAGTCGTCGATGGCGATGGAGACGCCCAGGTCCTTGAGGGCGGCCATGGTGGTCCGGATCTGGGCGTCCCTGCGCATGAGGACGCTCTCGGTGAGCTCCAGGACGAGCGAGCCCGGCGCGAGCCCCGAGGAGCGCAGGGTGCGCCGTACGCCTTCCAGGAAGCCGGGGTCGCGGAACTGGCGGGCGGAGACGTTGACACTGGCGTACAGGGGGGCCTTGCCGGGGCGGGCGCGCTGCCAGCGGGCGATGTCGAGCGCGGCGTGTTCGAGGACCCAGGCGCCCAGCGGCATGATGTGGCCGCTCTCCTCCGCGAGGGCGATGAACTGGTCGGGAGGCACCAGGCCCCGCCGGGCGTGCGGCCAGCGGATCAGCGCTTCCAGACCGGCCGGGGCGCCGCCGCTGACCTCGACGATCGGCTGGTAGCGCAGGGCGAACGCGTGGTCGGCGATGGCCGTTTCCATGCCCGCCTGGAGTTCGTGCCGGGCGACGAGCCGCGAGTGGAACTCCGGGTGGAAGAGCCGCCATCGCTTCTTGCCGGCCGCCTTGGCCGCGTACAGGGCGAGGTCGGCGTGGCCGAGGAGTTCCTCGGCGTGGGCGCTGTCGAGGACGGTCGCGATACCGACGCTGGTCGACACCGAGACCGCGCCGTCGGTCAGGTGGAAGGGCTGGCTGAGGGTGTGCACGATCTCCGCCGCCAGGGCCTCGGCGTCGCGGGGTTCGCGCGCGCCTTCGATGAGGACGGCGAACTCGTCGCCGCCGAGCCGGGCGGCGGTGTCGGTGAGCCGCAGCACGGAGGTGAGGCGGCGGGCGACGGCGACGAGGAGTTCGTCGCCGACGGAGTGGCCCATGGTGTCGTTGACGACCTTGAAGTCGTCGAGGTCGACGAAGAGCATGCAGGTCAGGGTGGATTCGCGGCGGCCCCGGAGCAGGGCGCGCTCGACCCGTTCGAGGAGGAGGACGCGGTTGGGAAGCCCGGTGAGGGAGTCGTGGAAGGCCCGGTGGGTCAGTTCCCGTTCGAGTTTCCGCTGCTCGGTCACGTCCCGGAGGGTGAGGACGAGTCCGTGGACGGTGCGCTCGTCGCGCAGGTTGCTGCAGCGGACCTCGACCTCCAGGTCGGCCGAACCGCCGTGGAGGAGTTTCCAGTCGTCGCGGGCGTCGACGGCGGAGCGGGAGCGCGCGTCGGCGAGGACGCGGAGCGCGGCGGGGACGTCGGCGGGGGCGATGAGGTCGGTGAGCGGGGTGCCGGGGAGCAGGGAGCGGCCGAACGTGGTCTCGGCGGAGGGGCTGGCGTACCGGACGGTGTCGTCGTCGTCGACGATGAGGATGACGTCCGAGGTGTTGTGCACGAGGGTGCGGAAGTAGGCCTCGCTGGTCCGGCGGTTGACCTCCTCGCTGAGCGCGAACCGTTCGAGGGCCAGGGCCGCCTGGGAGGCGAGGGACTGGGCCGGGCCCGAGATCTCGGCGAGCTTCTTCTCGGGGCCCGCGACGACCAGGACGCCGAGCAGGGGTTCGGGGCCGGCCGGGGCCTGGAGCCGCAGGGGGCAGAGCAGGGCGTACGGCTCGGGGGCGACCTCCGCCGCGACGGCGGGGTCGAGCCGGTTCACCGGGACGAGCCGGGTGCCGTCGGCGACGGCCTCGTGCCAGGCCGGGCCGGGCGGCGGGGGCGAGGCGCCGGCGGAGGGCCGGGACGGGGCGGCGGCGGCCCGTGACGACACGTCGGGCCGTACCCGGAGCGGGTCGGTGGTGGGCCGGGACGGCTCGTCGGTCCCGTGGCGGATCAGTTCCCCCGTACGGCAGCTCCAGGGGTGGCTCGCGGTGGCCACGGCGTTGAGGTCGCCCCGGCGGTCGCGGGTGAGGAGGAGGACCCGGTGGCCGGTGCCGGGGCCGAAGAGCGTCGCGGACGCCGTCTCCACGGCTCCGCCGACCTCGCGGGGGCTGAGGGCGGCGACGAGGGAGGCGGCGGCGACCCGGAGGCTGCGCTCGCGCGCCTCGGCCTTGCCGTGGTCGTTCATCATGCCCCAGAGCCGGACCAGGACGAGAACGAACATCAGGGCCGAGAAGATCGCGATGACGGCGATGTCCCGGTCCCCGTCGTGGCTCAGCGACTGGAGGAGGAGCAGGACGGGCGCGACGAGCGAGGCACCCGCCAGCAGGGCGAGGCGCCGCTCGGCCACGTGCGGCGCGGGTTCGGGGGCACGCTCGGTGAGGCGGGTCATCGACGGGTGGAGGGCGGCGAGGCCCCAGGCGGTGAAGAAGACGACCCAGCCGAGGTCCCAGGCCGTGCCGACCTGCCAGGTGCCCTTGAGCTGGAGGGTGCCGTAGATGACGTCGGAGGCGAGGATGCCGCAGGTGCCGAGGGTGAGGAGCTGCACGGA contains:
- a CDS encoding aminotransferase class I/II-fold pyridoxal phosphate-dependent enzyme: MPLRQPNRPLAATGALRRWTLLYVLVVVLLTVAYLQFPSRHTILWALIGLGGVVAILVGVRIHRPSRRWPWLVLAAANLTFVGGDTAYNALEAFYGQTRPFPSVADALYLATYPLFAVGLFGFIRYRAVGRDLGVVLDALILTAGLALLSWVNLITPLARSEGMSWTEKAISMAYPLGDVLMLAMLARLLVPGGLRTRSVQLLTLGTCGILASDVIYGTLQLKGTWQVGTAWDLGWVVFFTAWGLAALHPSMTRLTERAPEPAPHVAERRLALLAGASLVAPVLLLLQSLSHDGDRDIAVIAIFSALMFVLVLVRLWGMMNDHGKAEARERSLRVAAASLVAALSPREVGGAVETASATLFGPGTGHRVLLLTRDRRGDLNAVATASHPWSCRTGELIRHGTDEPSRPTTDPLRVRPDVSSRAAAAPSRPSAGASPPPPGPAWHEAVADGTRLVPVNRLDPAVAAEVAPEPYALLCPLRLQAPAGPEPLLGVLVVAGPEKKLAEISGPAQSLASQAALALERFALSEEVNRRTSEAYFRTLVHNTSDVILIVDDDDTVRYASPSAETTFGRSLLPGTPLTDLIAPADVPAALRVLADARSRSAVDARDDWKLLHGGSADLEVEVRCSNLRDERTVHGLVLTLRDVTEQRKLERELTHRAFHDSLTGLPNRVLLLERVERALLRGRRESTLTCMLFVDLDDFKVVNDTMGHSVGDELLVAVARRLTSVLRLTDTAARLGGDEFAVLIEGAREPRDAEALAAEIVHTLSQPFHLTDGAVSVSTSVGIATVLDSAHAEELLGHADLALYAAKAAGKKRWRLFHPEFHSRLVARHELQAGMETAIADHAFALRYQPIVEVSGGAPAGLEALIRWPHARRGLVPPDQFIALAEESGHIMPLGAWVLEHAALDIARWQRARPGKAPLYASVNVSARQFRDPGFLEGVRRTLRSSGLAPGSLVLELTESVLMRRDAQIRTTMAALKDLGVSIAIDDFGTGFSSLSYLREFPIDVLKVDKSFIDDITTDPQQVALVEGIVRIADVLGLQVVAEGIEHEEQRALLAEMGCRYGQGFLFARPMTAHQAESYLHRAPSGAERLAVRPAGVGASVRPSVRLSARAPARPSTGASAGPSGPVRRLPRASRWRDLEHLQHTSPMCDAVIDEIDGRRIRVGDDWLVDFASCNYLGLDLDPTVIASIEPQVRRWGTHPSWSRLIGSPRLYPRIEERLSELLGAPDTLLLPTITLIHQSVIPLLAGTGQVFVEAQAHRTVYDGCVSARGQGAEIHRFHAERPEELAALLRGAPADAGRLVCMDGVNSMTGNFPDLPGLARICRENGALLYVDDAHGFGVIGERSPGETSPYGTRGNSIVRHLGETYEDLVLVGGFSKAYSSLLAFLAVPKWLKDHLKVAAAPYLYSGPSPTASLATALAGLDVNEERGDEIRARLYAMTARLLAHVRALGVATPNRDGLPIVEIPLGDADDLDDVAAFLWERGIYVTLAAYPLVPREQVGFRIQITAANTDAEIDQLCQALTELAGRFRLRPARPVAAGRTAEP